A region from the Solibacillus sp. FSL H8-0523 genome encodes:
- a CDS encoding pro-sigmaK processing inhibitor BofA family protein, whose translation MGFIFLFLFLLNKKTRGIVFEYLAWFWFKFAVVIILLFAINAIFSFVKWGFHIPINLFSIATITILGLPGMICISFLMIMKKI comes from the coding sequence TTTTATTGAATAAAAAGACGCGCGGTATTGTTTTTGAATATTTAGCGTGGTTTTGGTTTAAATTTGCAGTAGTGATTATTCTTTTATTTGCGATCAATGCAATCTTTAGTTTTGTGAAGTGGGGGTTTCACATCCCGATTAATTTGTTTTCTATCGCTACAATCACGATTTTGGGGCTACCAGGTATGATTTGTATAAGTTTTTTAATGATAATGAAAAAAATTTAA